The Marinilongibacter aquaticus genome has a window encoding:
- a CDS encoding NAD(P)H-hydrate dehydratase has protein sequence MKILTAAQTAQADKYTIEHEPISSIDLMERAATACANWLIRKFNQQTKIAICCGPGNNGGDGLAIARLLIENNYQIEVYILYLGNKLSADAKINLEHLQQMQVIVHEIHSESDFPNLNKRIVIDSIFGTGLNRPLQGLVKDFVNYLNKQNRLRISIDVPSGLQTEFNDSSDELTIFKADYTLTFEQVKLAFLLPTHASFVGEFVVLPIELHPDFLAQVECPWYYTQKSDAKNLLKKRDKFSHKGTFGHAQLIAGSKGKMGAAYLSAKACLRIGAGLCTVYTPKCGLNIMQSLLPEAMVIENKGTDYLEYEIQHVDDFQIGIGPGIGQHERTEELLLEVLKKSKKGMVIDADALNILAKHRSWWKYVPENCILTPHPKEFYRLVEGFDSEKEKIDKLLQLAQVLKSVVVLKGAHTAIASPEGKIHFNSTGNPGMATAGSGDVLTGILTGLLAQQYSSLDAAILGVYIHGLSGDIAVEKMAEESVMASDIVAHLSEAFNLLKRKDHEQ, from the coding sequence ATGAAAATACTCACTGCAGCACAAACCGCCCAAGCCGATAAATACACCATCGAGCATGAACCCATTTCTTCGATCGATTTGATGGAAAGGGCGGCCACCGCTTGTGCCAACTGGTTGATTCGCAAATTCAATCAACAAACAAAAATAGCCATTTGCTGCGGACCGGGAAACAATGGTGGCGATGGCTTGGCTATTGCCCGCTTGCTGATCGAAAACAATTATCAGATCGAGGTTTACATATTGTATCTGGGCAATAAACTCAGTGCAGATGCCAAAATCAACCTTGAGCATTTGCAACAAATGCAGGTGATCGTACACGAAATACACAGCGAAAGCGATTTCCCGAATTTAAACAAGCGAATTGTCATTGATTCGATTTTCGGTACGGGTCTAAACAGACCCCTGCAAGGGCTGGTTAAAGATTTCGTCAATTATCTAAACAAGCAAAACAGACTTCGGATAAGTATAGACGTGCCTTCGGGACTGCAAACCGAATTCAACGATTCGTCTGATGAACTTACGATTTTCAAGGCTGATTATACGCTTACATTCGAGCAAGTAAAATTGGCATTTTTACTGCCCACGCACGCCAGTTTTGTGGGCGAGTTTGTGGTTTTACCTATCGAACTGCATCCCGATTTTCTCGCTCAAGTGGAGTGCCCTTGGTACTATACGCAGAAAAGTGACGCCAAAAACCTTTTGAAAAAAAGAGACAAGTTTTCGCACAAAGGCACTTTTGGGCATGCCCAATTGATTGCCGGAAGCAAAGGAAAAATGGGAGCGGCCTATTTATCAGCCAAGGCATGTTTGCGTATCGGGGCCGGTTTGTGCACAGTGTATACACCAAAATGTGGCCTCAATATCATGCAATCGCTGCTGCCCGAAGCCATGGTCATCGAAAACAAAGGCACGGATTATCTCGAATATGAAATTCAGCATGTGGATGACTTCCAAATTGGGATTGGCCCTGGAATTGGACAACACGAACGCACCGAAGAATTGCTTTTAGAAGTGTTGAAAAAGTCGAAAAAGGGAATGGTCATTGATGCCGACGCTCTCAATATTTTGGCCAAACACCGCAGCTGGTGGAAATACGTTCCCGAAAATTGTATTCTCACACCGCATCCGAAAGAATTCTACCGTTTGGTGGAAGGCTTTGATTCTGAAAAAGAAAAAATCGATAAACTCTTGCAACTGGCCCAAGTGCTCAAAAGTGTGGTGGTCTTGAAAGGAGCACACACGGCTATTGCCAGTCCAGAGGGAAAAATCCACTTCAATTCAACAGGAAACCCCGGCATGGCTACCGCTGGAAGCGGAGATGTACTCACGGGAATTCTCACGGGCCTGCTCGCCCAGCAATACAGCAGCTTAGATGCCGCCATTTTGGGTGTGTACATACATGGCCTATCGGGCGATATTGCGGTTGAAAAAATGGCCGAAGAAAGTGTTATGGCCTCCGATATCGTGGCACATTTGAGTGAAGCTTTCAATCTATTAAAAAGAAAAGATCATGAACAATAA
- the modB gene encoding molybdate ABC transporter permease subunit, with amino-acid sequence MDWTPLILTFKLATLTTVCLFVLSTPLAYWLAYSKSKMKPIVETLVSMPLVLPPTVLGFYMLLAFSPNSWLGSALQNILGVKLLFSFPGLVLASILYSLPFMVQPIQSGLAALPKNLSEAAYLMGKSKWATLWHIQLPNIRPALLTGWVLSFAHTVGEFGVVLMIGGNIPGKTKVASVAIYDEVEILNYSQANTYSFILFAISFCILLTVYLTNGGYLKRFWAHD; translated from the coding sequence ATCGACTGGACACCACTCATATTGACTTTTAAGCTTGCCACATTGACCACGGTTTGTCTTTTTGTGCTGAGTACACCTTTGGCCTATTGGCTGGCTTACAGCAAATCGAAAATGAAGCCCATTGTTGAAACCCTCGTCAGCATGCCTTTGGTTTTGCCGCCTACCGTGCTGGGATTTTATATGTTGCTGGCCTTCAGTCCAAACAGTTGGCTGGGATCGGCTCTTCAAAATATCTTGGGTGTAAAACTGCTTTTTTCGTTTCCAGGTTTGGTTTTGGCTTCCATTTTATACAGTCTGCCCTTTATGGTGCAGCCCATTCAAAGTGGCTTGGCGGCATTGCCCAAGAATCTCTCCGAAGCAGCCTACTTGATGGGCAAAAGCAAATGGGCGACATTGTGGCACATTCAATTGCCCAATATTCGTCCAGCACTTTTGACAGGCTGGGTACTCAGCTTTGCCCACACTGTGGGCGAATTTGGCGTTGTACTCATGATTGGCGGCAACATTCCAGGCAAAACCAAAGTGGCTTCTGTGGCCATTTACGACGAAGTAGAAATATTGAATTACTCCCAAGCCAACACCTATTCATTTATTCTTTTTGCAATTTCCTTTTGCATCCTGCTTACGGTTTACCTCACGAACGGCGGTTATCTTAAACGTTTCTGGGCTCATGATTGA
- a CDS encoding MBL fold metallo-hydrolase RNA specificity domain-containing protein: MKLTFFGAARKVTGSMFLLELAEDYRVLIDCGTDMDETQKQTENQFGLFPFDASLINLVILTHAHIDHSGQIPNLYREGFEGQVLCTEPTADLTNILLYDAASLNHRKLKSISKSKKFSKKYKSIYSEPYYTTKDVDVAVDNIVPLKFGKRFKFSETAWVTFIPAGHLLGAAHVLIEVEEDGELKKICFSGDIGRKDYPLLPDPAPVPEVDYLICESTYGQRLHEDRNEPAAILREIVRNTCEEKPGRLIIPSFSVGRTQALLFTLNKLYGEAGVKPIKVFTDSPLAKASTLIHEKYTAYLNEEAREFKKEEGDLFDFENLIYMKTNQESESISFHNEPCIIISSSGMVQGGRIEHHIAENIENAYATILFIGFTTENTLGAKLRSKDIKELVIKGAKREVNAEIISTDVFSGHGDLKDLTTFVLQQKPERLKKLFLVHGEFDSMCNFKSVLEERAFREIEIPARGQSYEL, encoded by the coding sequence ATGAAATTGACATTTTTTGGGGCGGCCAGAAAAGTGACGGGGAGCATGTTTTTGCTCGAATTGGCTGAGGATTACCGCGTACTTATCGATTGCGGTACGGATATGGACGAAACTCAAAAACAGACGGAAAATCAGTTTGGCTTATTTCCTTTTGATGCCAGCCTGATCAACCTCGTGATTCTGACTCACGCACACATCGACCATTCGGGACAAATTCCCAATCTGTATCGCGAGGGCTTCGAAGGGCAAGTGCTCTGTACCGAACCCACAGCCGACCTGACAAACATTCTGCTCTACGATGCGGCCAGCCTCAACCACAGAAAGTTGAAGAGCATTTCGAAAAGCAAGAAGTTTTCGAAGAAATACAAATCGATTTACAGCGAACCTTACTACACCACCAAAGATGTGGATGTGGCGGTGGACAATATTGTGCCACTGAAATTTGGGAAACGCTTTAAATTTTCGGAAACCGCATGGGTGACTTTCATTCCGGCGGGGCATCTTTTGGGAGCGGCCCATGTGCTCATCGAAGTGGAAGAAGATGGGGAATTGAAGAAAATCTGTTTCTCGGGAGATATAGGACGGAAAGATTATCCGCTTTTGCCCGATCCAGCTCCTGTGCCCGAAGTCGATTACCTCATTTGTGAGAGCACTTACGGACAACGCCTGCACGAAGACCGCAACGAACCGGCCGCCATCCTAAGGGAAATTGTGCGAAATACATGTGAAGAAAAACCTGGGCGATTGATTATTCCGAGTTTCAGTGTGGGGCGAACCCAAGCTTTGCTGTTTACGCTGAACAAACTGTATGGAGAAGCCGGGGTAAAGCCCATTAAGGTGTTTACGGATAGCCCGTTGGCTAAAGCAAGTACCTTGATTCACGAGAAATATACGGCGTATTTGAACGAAGAAGCCCGGGAATTCAAAAAGGAGGAAGGCGATCTTTTCGATTTCGAAAACTTGATCTACATGAAAACCAATCAAGAATCGGAATCCATTTCTTTTCACAATGAACCTTGCATCATCATCTCCTCGTCGGGTATGGTGCAGGGCGGGCGAATCGAGCACCACATTGCCGAAAACATAGAAAATGCCTATGCCACAATTTTGTTCATTGGTTTTACAACCGAAAACACTTTAGGAGCGAAATTGAGAAGCAAAGACATCAAAGAATTGGTGATCAAAGGAGCAAAAAGAGAGGTGAATGCCGAAATTATTAGCACAGATGTGTTCTCGGGGCATGGAGATTTGAAGGATTTAACGACCTTTGTACTCCAGCAAAAACCTGAGCGATTAAAAA
- a CDS encoding TOBE domain-containing protein — protein MNSFEGKIKQVGSHGSLSIVSVEMALGHRLQSIIIDTPESVPYLKENQTVRVLFKETEIILATEPETQLSVLNRFAATIEEIDEGRLLSRIELQTEMGFCVAIVPSESLAQLHLKKGRTVYAFVKINDVLLAP, from the coding sequence ATGAATAGCTTTGAAGGTAAAATAAAACAGGTAGGCAGCCACGGAAGCCTCTCGATTGTCAGTGTAGAAATGGCTCTTGGGCACAGGCTGCAAAGCATCATCATCGACACGCCAGAAAGTGTACCTTATCTCAAAGAAAACCAAACGGTGCGTGTGCTTTTCAAAGAAACGGAAATCATTCTCGCCACAGAACCCGAAACCCAACTGAGCGTATTGAATCGTTTTGCGGCCACAATCGAAGAAATTGATGAAGGCCGATTGCTTAGCCGTATCGAGCTGCAGACCGAAATGGGTTTTTGTGTTGCCATTGTACCTTCTGAATCTTTGGCCCAACTCCATTTGAAAAAAGGCCGTACCGTATATGCATTTGTGAAAATAAATGATGTTTTGCTCGCTCCATGA
- the modA gene encoding molybdate ABC transporter substrate-binding protein yields the protein MRKTKHFLFLFLWIILSHCQESKTSVLRVATAANMQFAMDSLVQNFEQETGIQVETIIGSSGKLTAQIEEGAPFDIFISADMKYPETLYAHGKAVDKPKVYAKGQLVLWTAVDKLMPDLEKLENVQIKHIALANPKTAPYGRAAEEVLRQLDKENALKDKFVYGESIAQTNQFILSKTAELGFTAKSVVFTPKVKNTGHWISISDSLYSPIEQGVVILKQANGQNEAAERFYTFLFSDTAKKILKSYGYSVNE from the coding sequence ATGAGAAAAACGAAGCATTTCCTGTTCCTGTTTTTGTGGATAATTTTGAGTCATTGCCAAGAAAGCAAGACATCCGTTTTGCGGGTGGCTACCGCGGCCAATATGCAATTTGCCATGGATTCTTTGGTACAGAATTTCGAGCAGGAAACTGGTATTCAGGTTGAAACCATTATCGGTTCTTCGGGAAAACTCACCGCACAAATAGAAGAAGGAGCCCCTTTCGACATTTTCATTTCTGCCGATATGAAATATCCAGAAACCCTCTATGCCCACGGGAAAGCCGTGGACAAACCAAAAGTGTACGCCAAAGGGCAATTGGTACTCTGGACCGCCGTGGACAAGCTTATGCCCGATTTGGAAAAACTGGAGAATGTACAGATCAAACACATTGCCTTGGCCAATCCGAAAACCGCTCCGTATGGTCGGGCGGCAGAAGAAGTGCTGCGTCAGTTGGATAAAGAAAATGCATTGAAAGACAAATTTGTTTACGGTGAAAGCATAGCCCAAACCAACCAATTTATTCTTTCGAAAACCGCAGAATTGGGCTTTACAGCGAAGTCGGTGGTTTTTACCCCAAAAGTGAAAAATACCGGGCATTGGATCAGTATTTCCGATAGTCTATATTCACCAATCGAGCAAGGCGTGGTGATCTTGAAACAGGCTAATGGACAAAATGAAGCCGCCGAACGTTTTTATACTTTTCTTTTTTCGGATACAGCCAAGAAAATACTCAAAAGTTATGGATATTCGGTAAATGAATAG
- a CDS encoding sulfate/molybdate ABC transporter ATP-binding protein has product MIDLKIRKRLHTVQGEIDLDVALNIATGQMVSVFGPSGSGKTTLLRILAGLLEADEGSIRVHDTLWYDKAKGFSERPQKRDIGFVFQDFALFPHFTVRQNLLFAQKDKSDSQYLEELIAITDLKELQKKKPKALSGGQKQRVALARALVQKPKILLLDEPLSALDFSMRQQLQDYLIRVHTRYKPTTILVSHDHGEIIKLCDQVFELEAGKIVRSGTPSQVFGMEMSSAKFKFTGEVLEIVKEDVLYILKIRIGSETVRIVADRREVENLRIGDKVFVGSKAFNPVINKI; this is encoded by the coding sequence ATGATTGACTTGAAAATCAGAAAAAGGCTGCATACCGTTCAAGGCGAAATCGACTTGGACGTGGCACTCAATATCGCCACGGGCCAAATGGTTTCGGTGTTTGGTCCCTCGGGTTCGGGCAAAACCACCTTGTTGCGAATTTTGGCAGGCCTGCTTGAAGCCGACGAAGGAAGCATTCGAGTGCACGATACCCTTTGGTACGATAAAGCGAAGGGTTTCAGTGAAAGGCCCCAGAAAAGAGACATTGGCTTTGTCTTTCAGGATTTTGCATTGTTTCCGCATTTTACGGTAAGGCAAAACTTGCTTTTCGCTCAAAAAGACAAAAGCGACAGCCAATATCTTGAAGAATTGATTGCCATCACGGATTTAAAAGAATTGCAGAAAAAAAAGCCCAAGGCACTGTCTGGAGGGCAAAAACAACGAGTTGCTCTGGCTCGGGCATTGGTACAAAAACCCAAAATTCTTCTGCTCGACGAACCGCTCTCGGCTTTGGATTTTTCCATGCGTCAACAACTTCAAGACTACCTTATCCGTGTGCACACCCGCTATAAACCTACCACCATTTTGGTCAGTCACGACCACGGGGAAATCATAAAATTGTGCGATCAGGTTTTCGAATTGGAAGCCGGAAAAATTGTGCGTTCAGGTACGCCAAGTCAAGTGTTTGGAATGGAAATGAGCAGTGCGAAATTCAAGTTCACGGGCGAAGTGCTGGAAATTGTAAAAGAGGACGTGCTGTATATTTTAAAAATACGTATTGGTTCGGAAACCGTGCGAATTGTGGCCGATCGCCGAGAAGTAGAAAACCTGCGTATAGGCGACAAAGTTTTCGTTGGTTCAAAAGCCTTCAATCCCGTGATTAATAAGATTTAG
- a CDS encoding pirin family protein: MNNKMLVEERSRDLGNFLVGRLLPFAKKRQVGPFTFIDHMGPVEMKAPQFMDVDQHPHIGLSTLTYLIEGQIHHHDSTGADRVIEAGDVGFMTSGKGVTHTERTPENLRGTEPVRMHGYQVWVALPKEVEESEPHFQFIPKTELPVCERDGLEIRLVAGEAFGLKSPLQVYSPLFMVDVYSANAKTLNLAGQVQGEIAFVVVEGEVSDNDSSVSAGQMLISKTEDECEIKLAAHTRLLIFGGQPLPEQRYLLWNFVSSSKEKLKQAAEDWKAHKFPKTPHDETYIPLPEHLMY, encoded by the coding sequence ATGAACAATAAAATGTTGGTAGAAGAACGCAGCCGCGATTTGGGCAACTTTCTGGTTGGCCGCTTGCTGCCCTTTGCAAAAAAAAGACAAGTGGGTCCCTTTACTTTCATCGATCATATGGGGCCTGTGGAGATGAAAGCTCCGCAATTTATGGATGTGGACCAGCACCCGCATATTGGGCTTTCCACTTTAACCTATCTCATCGAAGGACAGATTCATCACCACGACAGTACCGGGGCCGATCGCGTAATTGAAGCAGGTGATGTGGGTTTTATGACTTCGGGGAAGGGTGTAACGCATACGGAAAGAACGCCCGAAAACTTAAGAGGTACGGAGCCCGTTCGCATGCACGGATACCAAGTCTGGGTGGCACTCCCGAAAGAAGTGGAAGAAAGTGAACCCCATTTCCAATTCATTCCGAAAACCGAACTTCCTGTTTGCGAAAGAGACGGGTTGGAAATCCGTTTGGTGGCCGGCGAAGCCTTTGGATTAAAATCGCCTCTTCAGGTTTATTCGCCACTGTTTATGGTAGATGTATACAGTGCGAATGCGAAAACACTAAACCTTGCCGGACAAGTACAAGGCGAAATTGCCTTTGTGGTGGTCGAGGGGGAAGTGTCGGATAACGACAGCAGCGTGTCTGCCGGACAAATGCTGATTTCGAAAACAGAAGATGAGTGTGAAATCAAACTTGCAGCCCATACGCGTTTATTGATTTTTGGCGGGCAACCCCTACCCGAACAGCGGTACCTGCTCTGGAATTTCGTATCGTCGAGCAAAGAAAAGTTGAAACAAGCGGCAGAAGACTGGAAAGCCCACAAATTCCCGAAAACGCCACACGACGAAACCTATATCCCCTTACCCGAACATTTGATGTACTGA
- a CDS encoding pyridoxal phosphate-dependent decarboxylase family protein, which yields MKYWKKRTAREIQERIELALSQNRSFYDQPILGLPASHLDSRIFPRESPILTGAPFLQTLINNPNHIGCHTVTQSEETFAGTHDIERELLRMIACDIFKADEEEFDGYVASGGTEANIQAVWIYREFFRREYGAELQEIGLFTSVDTHYSISKASNLLNIPLYKIDVDEKNRQMAENTIEEALEKAKSEGIRYVIFIGNMMTTMFGSVDPIEPIVRALKASNLEYKLHYDCAYGGFYYPFANPNTQIDFSNPELNSLTIDAHKMVQAPYGTGIFLIRKGFMHYTHNKDASYVQGEDYTLVGSRSGANAIAVWMILSTYGKYGWTEKTFILTRRTDWLCEQLEDMDIEYFRQAYSNIVTIHEKYITPELAKKYYVVPDNHHQAKWYKLIIMDHVDLEQLEPFLKDLKELNFNP from the coding sequence ATGAAATACTGGAAAAAACGAACGGCAAGAGAAATTCAAGAACGCATCGAATTGGCTTTGAGCCAAAACCGAAGCTTTTACGATCAACCCATATTGGGACTTCCGGCCTCGCATCTCGATTCGCGTATTTTTCCCAGAGAAAGCCCAATCCTGACAGGAGCTCCCTTTCTCCAAACCTTGATCAACAACCCCAATCACATCGGTTGCCATACGGTCACCCAATCGGAGGAAACTTTCGCGGGCACACACGACATTGAACGCGAACTGCTTCGCATGATCGCTTGCGACATTTTCAAGGCCGATGAAGAGGAATTTGACGGCTATGTGGCTTCTGGCGGTACGGAAGCCAATATTCAGGCCGTATGGATTTATCGTGAATTTTTCCGGAGAGAATACGGAGCAGAGTTGCAGGAAATCGGCCTTTTCACTTCTGTCGATACCCATTACAGCATTTCGAAAGCTTCGAATCTTTTGAACATTCCATTGTATAAAATAGATGTCGATGAAAAAAATCGGCAAATGGCAGAAAATACTATTGAAGAAGCACTGGAAAAAGCTAAAAGCGAGGGCATACGTTATGTCATTTTCATTGGCAATATGATGACCACCATGTTTGGCAGCGTCGATCCCATCGAGCCGATTGTCAGGGCTTTGAAAGCCAGTAATTTGGAGTACAAATTGCATTACGATTGTGCCTATGGCGGCTTCTATTATCCTTTTGCCAACCCAAATACGCAAATTGATTTTTCAAATCCCGAGCTGAACAGCCTTACAATTGATGCCCATAAAATGGTGCAAGCTCCCTACGGAACAGGGATTTTTCTGATTCGGAAGGGTTTTATGCACTATACGCACAACAAAGACGCCTCTTACGTACAAGGTGAAGACTATACACTGGTCGGGAGCCGATCTGGGGCCAATGCCATTGCCGTTTGGATGATCTTGAGCACCTATGGAAAGTACGGATGGACAGAAAAAACCTTTATCCTCACTCGCCGTACAGATTGGCTGTGCGAACAATTGGAAGACATGGATATTGAGTATTTCCGGCAGGCGTATTCGAATATTGTCACAATCCACGAAAAGTACATCACTCCTGAACTGGCCAAAAAATATTACGTGGTGCCCGACAACCACCACCAAGCCAAATGGTACAAACTGATTATTATGGACCACGTGGACCTGGAGCAATTGGAACCCTTTTTGAAAGACCTTAAAGAATTGAATTTCAACCCATAA
- the dacB gene encoding D-alanyl-D-alanine carboxypeptidase/D-alanyl-D-alanine endopeptidase: MTAFAFILLQLTSIQNQILHELQAFQNQPGISHGIVAASVRRVSDNKEMIAFNENKAINSASTLKLITTATALSILGPDYRYETKLAYTGKIDEGKLQGDLLLLPSGDPTLGSERGGPSYTEITETVVQAVKNAGIEKIEGNLIIKDPSLYNYDLPDSWSWGDIGNYYGAIPHTFNIHENFFNVFFQPGNTLGAEASINALVPFDNDWKIINQVKTGPRNSGDQVYIYSSPSAETLLMKGTVPLGESNFLVKGSIPDPSKLFRKQLLGQFESEGVEIVQAGILPTPSDLGRIEKDVHILHTFTSDALEEIARQCNFHSINLYADALLHSLSKTEFLSFDEGLKTYKAYWEEKGLATDGFNPRDGSGLSQTGLVTAKCMTDILCTMGKSPYFDAYYSTIAVFGKDGSVRYKDPKKLTQGRMRTKSGYINGTRAYAGYFTDKAGEQYAYMFCVNRYNDDARNEVRRFLDNLLLTMGSH, from the coding sequence ATGACTGCTTTCGCCTTTATACTTTTGCAACTCACCTCTATTCAAAATCAGATACTGCACGAGTTGCAGGCCTTTCAAAATCAGCCCGGTATAAGCCACGGCATTGTGGCGGCATCGGTAAGGCGTGTGAGCGACAACAAAGAAATGATTGCCTTCAATGAAAACAAAGCCATCAACTCGGCAAGTACCCTGAAACTCATTACCACCGCTACGGCCCTCTCCATACTTGGCCCCGATTACCGCTATGAAACAAAGCTGGCCTATACGGGAAAAATCGATGAAGGGAAACTCCAAGGCGACCTTTTGCTTTTGCCTTCGGGCGACCCCACTTTGGGCTCGGAACGCGGCGGGCCTTCCTATACCGAAATCACCGAAACGGTGGTGCAGGCGGTGAAAAATGCAGGAATTGAGAAAATCGAAGGGAACCTGATCATTAAAGATCCAAGCCTGTACAATTACGACCTGCCCGATTCTTGGTCCTGGGGCGATATCGGCAATTATTATGGAGCCATTCCGCATACATTCAACATTCACGAAAACTTCTTCAATGTCTTTTTCCAACCGGGAAATACGCTCGGGGCCGAAGCGAGCATCAATGCTTTGGTGCCTTTCGACAACGATTGGAAAATAATCAATCAAGTGAAAACCGGACCGCGAAACAGCGGCGATCAGGTCTATATTTATTCGAGTCCGTCGGCCGAAACCCTTTTAATGAAGGGCACCGTGCCCCTGGGCGAAAGCAATTTTTTGGTCAAAGGCTCTATTCCCGACCCTTCTAAACTTTTTCGTAAACAGCTTCTGGGACAATTCGAAAGCGAGGGCGTAGAAATTGTACAAGCGGGCATTCTGCCCACTCCTTCCGATTTGGGACGTATAGAAAAGGACGTGCACATTTTGCACACTTTCACCTCCGATGCTTTGGAAGAGATTGCCCGACAATGCAATTTCCACAGCATCAACCTCTATGCCGACGCCCTTTTGCACAGCCTATCGAAAACGGAATTCTTGAGTTTCGACGAAGGCTTAAAAACCTACAAAGCGTATTGGGAAGAAAAAGGCTTGGCTACCGATGGATTCAATCCAAGAGATGGCAGCGGGCTTTCGCAAACCGGGCTGGTCACCGCAAAATGCATGACCGATATTTTGTGCACCATGGGCAAAAGCCCCTATTTCGACGCTTATTATTCTACAATCGCCGTTTTCGGAAAAGACGGTTCGGTGCGTTACAAAGACCCAAAAAAGCTTACGCAAGGCCGAATGCGTACCAAAAGTGGCTACATTAACGGTACGCGAGCCTATGCCGGATATTTTACAGACAAGGCCGGAGAACAATATGCGTACATGTTTTGCGTAAACAGATATAACGACGACGCACGAAACGAAGTCCGCCGTTTTTTGGACAATCTACTACTGACAATGGGAAGCCACTAG
- a CDS encoding putative quinol monooxygenase, giving the protein MHKYQLHGKFKVHAENRERLAEILLEAAQLVSQAKGCLLYTIAIDPNDAEAVWVSEVWENKADHDNSLQFPGVRELIMQAMPLLDGPPEKGQELELLGGFGI; this is encoded by the coding sequence ATGCATAAATATCAGTTACACGGAAAGTTTAAAGTTCATGCCGAGAATCGGGAAAGACTGGCTGAAATTTTGTTGGAAGCGGCACAACTTGTTTCGCAGGCCAAAGGTTGCCTACTGTATACAATTGCCATCGATCCGAACGATGCGGAGGCGGTTTGGGTAAGCGAAGTCTGGGAGAATAAGGCCGATCACGACAATTCTTTGCAATTTCCGGGTGTGCGGGAATTGATCATGCAAGCGATGCCTTTGCTCGATGGCCCACCAGAAAAAGGACAAGAATTGGAGCTTTTGGGCGGTTTTGGTATATAA
- a CDS encoding DUF2490 domain-containing protein, whose protein sequence is MRIICCTFLLLGLLVGHGAKAQRTVSHASQYWSQYYNQTVLNKDWSILVDGGFRWKEVFGQSSQYIARAALKRNLNARFHLAVGLANLGFYSSQNELNKLEMRPYFELGMKDKWGKVKLSHRYRIESRNFHTVNVEDMPVSKTHNLRYRYRLMCNIPLTKGKNPSLALLLGDEIFLNSGKSIVYNFFDQNRILVGPALQLNPSWGLNLMLSSTYAGTNQPQSYKFTQVFWLGIKHKIDLSKEKK, encoded by the coding sequence ATGAGAATTATTTGTTGCACATTTTTACTTTTGGGCCTTTTAGTAGGTCACGGGGCGAAAGCCCAACGTACAGTTTCGCATGCGAGCCAATATTGGTCGCAATACTACAACCAAACTGTACTGAACAAAGATTGGAGCATTCTGGTAGATGGCGGCTTTCGCTGGAAAGAGGTGTTTGGGCAAAGTTCGCAATACATTGCCCGAGCGGCCCTCAAACGAAACCTGAATGCCCGTTTTCACTTGGCTGTTGGATTGGCCAATCTCGGCTTTTATTCTTCGCAAAATGAACTGAACAAATTGGAAATGCGGCCCTATTTCGAGTTGGGTATGAAAGACAAATGGGGTAAAGTGAAATTGAGTCACCGTTACCGAATCGAAAGCCGAAATTTTCATACGGTAAATGTTGAAGATATGCCGGTTTCGAAAACGCACAATTTACGGTACCGATACCGATTGATGTGCAATATCCCCTTGACCAAAGGCAAGAACCCAAGTCTTGCCCTTCTGTTGGGCGACGAAATCTTCTTGAATTCGGGGAAAAGCATCGTGTACAATTTCTTCGACCAAAACCGCATTCTGGTCGGCCCCGCTTTGCAATTGAATCCCTCATGGGGCCTAAACCTTATGCTGAGCAGTACTTACGCAGGCACCAACCAGCCACAAAGCTACAAATTCACACAAGTTTTCTGGCTTGGCATCAAACACAAAATCGACCTTTCAAAAGAGAAAAAGTGA